One window from the genome of Pararhizobium gei encodes:
- the rplT gene encoding 50S ribosomal protein L20, translating to MARVKRGVAAHAKHKKTLKAAKGFYGRRKNTIRAAKAAVDRSKAFAYRDRKVNKRNFRALWIQRINAAVREQGLTYGRFIDGLSKAGIEVDRKVLSDMAIHEPEAFGALVAAAKKALDYLKDAGTTNEFESAVK from the coding sequence ATGGCACGTGTAAAACGCGGCGTAGCAGCTCACGCCAAGCACAAGAAGACACTCAAGGCAGCCAAGGGCTTCTACGGCCGCCGCAAGAACACCATCCGCGCCGCCAAGGCCGCGGTTGACCGTTCGAAGGCATTCGCCTACCGCGACCGCAAGGTCAACAAGCGTAATTTTCGCGCTCTCTGGATTCAGCGTATCAATGCTGCAGTTCGCGAGCAGGGCCTGACCTATGGCCGCTTCATCGACGGTCTGTCAAAGGCTGGCATCGAAGTCGACCGCAAGGTTCTCTCAGATATGGCGATCCATGAGCCGGAAGCGTTCGGCGCACTCGTCGCTGCCGCCAAGAAAGCGCTGGATTACCTCAAGGACGCCGGCACCACCAACGAGTTTGAAAGCGCGGTCAAGTAA
- the pheT gene encoding phenylalanine--tRNA ligase subunit beta, with product MKFTLSWLKDHLETDATLEQICERLTAIGLEVEHVDDKAAFKPFVIAKVVSAEKHPQADKLKVLMVDTGTGSPVQVVCGAPNARAGLIGAFAAPGAYVPGIDVTLAVGTIRGVESRGMMCSEKELQMSDSHDGIIDLPDDAPVGTSFAAYAGLDDPMIEINLTPNRPDCTSIHGIARDLAASGMGTLKVQPQPAFAVEGETTTKVKLDLGEDTHLCPGFALRLVRGVKNGPSPKWMQQRLLAIGLRPINALVDVTNYMTFDQGRPLHVFDAAKVKGNLTVRRAVAGEKVLALDTREYTLSPANVVIADDNGIESIGGIMGGEHSGCDETTTDVLIESALWDPMNIAKTGRTLGIITDARYRFERGVDPDYMVPGLERATQLILDMCGGTAAKTDVVGYAGYTPKIVDFPVSEVKRLTGLEVGAEEAVSILEGLGFGVEGSGDRVSVSVPSWRPDVDGKADLVEEVMRIHGVDNIKPQPIENLGAVNGKILTTLQIRTRLAKRALASRGMLEAVTWSFISKAQAELFGGGKPQLSLANPIAADMSDMRPSLLPGLLTAAQRNADKGFGDVAIFEVSGTYENDTPSGQRRVAGGIRRGTASLAGAGRSWSNAAKGGGKPVDVFDAKADAIAVLEACGVPMGNVQFEAGGPSWYHPGRSGTIKLGPKIVLGTFGEFHPKVLEALDVSGALAGFEVYVDAMPEPKKKATRTKPALELSPFQAVKRDFAFVVEKSVEAGAILKAASSADRRLVTNVNIFDIFEGPSLGEGKKSVAIEVVIQPAERTLTDEDFEALAGKIIANVEKNTGGVLRGS from the coding sequence ATGAAATTCACCCTCTCCTGGCTCAAGGACCACCTTGAAACCGATGCAACGCTTGAACAGATCTGCGAACGCCTGACGGCGATCGGGCTGGAGGTCGAGCATGTCGACGACAAGGCCGCGTTCAAACCCTTCGTCATCGCCAAGGTCGTCTCGGCCGAAAAGCACCCGCAGGCCGACAAGCTGAAGGTGTTGATGGTCGATACCGGCACGGGTTCGCCGGTGCAGGTCGTCTGCGGCGCGCCGAATGCGCGCGCCGGCCTAATCGGCGCTTTTGCCGCACCTGGCGCCTATGTTCCGGGCATCGACGTGACGCTTGCAGTCGGCACCATCCGGGGCGTCGAAAGCCGCGGCATGATGTGCTCGGAAAAAGAGTTGCAGATGTCGGACAGCCATGACGGCATCATCGACCTGCCTGATGACGCGCCTGTGGGCACGAGTTTTGCCGCTTATGCCGGGCTTGACGATCCGATGATCGAGATCAACCTGACCCCAAACCGTCCGGACTGCACGTCAATCCACGGCATTGCCCGCGATCTTGCCGCCTCCGGCATGGGCACGCTTAAGGTGCAGCCGCAGCCGGCCTTCGCGGTCGAGGGTGAAACCACCACCAAGGTGAAGCTCGACCTCGGCGAAGACACCCATCTCTGCCCTGGCTTTGCGCTTCGCCTCGTGCGCGGCGTCAAGAACGGCCCGAGCCCGAAATGGATGCAGCAGCGCCTGCTTGCCATCGGCCTACGCCCGATCAACGCACTGGTTGATGTGACCAACTACATGACCTTCGACCAGGGGCGGCCGCTGCACGTCTTCGACGCCGCCAAGGTCAAAGGCAACCTGACCGTCCGCCGCGCTGTCGCGGGCGAAAAGGTTCTGGCGCTCGATACGCGGGAGTACACTCTTTCGCCGGCTAACGTCGTCATCGCGGATGACAACGGCATAGAATCCATCGGCGGCATCATGGGCGGCGAACATTCCGGGTGCGACGAGACCACCACCGACGTGCTGATCGAATCGGCGCTCTGGGACCCGATGAACATCGCCAAGACCGGCCGGACGCTCGGGATCATCACCGATGCGCGCTACCGCTTCGAGCGCGGCGTCGATCCGGACTACATGGTGCCGGGCCTCGAGCGCGCCACACAGTTGATCCTTGACATGTGCGGCGGCACGGCGGCGAAGACCGATGTGGTTGGATATGCCGGCTATACACCCAAAATCGTCGATTTCCCGGTGTCCGAGGTCAAGCGCCTGACGGGTCTTGAGGTTGGCGCTGAGGAGGCCGTGTCGATCCTCGAAGGTCTCGGCTTCGGCGTCGAAGGCTCCGGCGACCGTGTGTCCGTCTCCGTTCCCTCCTGGCGGCCGGATGTCGATGGCAAGGCGGATCTTGTCGAAGAAGTCATGCGCATCCATGGCGTCGATAATATCAAGCCGCAGCCGATCGAAAACCTCGGCGCCGTCAACGGCAAGATCCTGACCACCCTGCAGATCCGTACCCGGCTTGCCAAACGGGCGTTGGCATCGCGCGGCATGCTCGAAGCGGTCACCTGGTCGTTCATTTCGAAGGCGCAGGCCGAGCTTTTCGGCGGCGGCAAGCCTCAGCTTTCTCTGGCCAACCCGATCGCCGCCGATATGTCCGACATGCGGCCCTCGCTCCTGCCCGGCCTCCTCACCGCCGCCCAGCGCAATGCCGACAAAGGTTTTGGCGACGTGGCGATCTTCGAGGTGTCCGGCACCTATGAGAACGACACACCGTCCGGCCAACGGCGCGTCGCCGGCGGGATCCGCCGTGGCACGGCGTCGCTTGCCGGCGCGGGCCGCTCCTGGTCGAACGCGGCCAAGGGCGGCGGAAAGCCCGTCGATGTGTTCGACGCCAAGGCGGATGCCATCGCCGTTCTTGAAGCCTGCGGCGTCCCCATGGGCAACGTCCAGTTCGAAGCCGGCGGACCGTCCTGGTATCATCCCGGCCGTTCCGGCACGATCAAGCTCGGTCCAAAGATCGTCCTTGGCACTTTCGGCGAGTTTCATCCGAAGGTGCTGGAGGCGCTCGATGTTTCCGGCGCGCTGGCAGGCTTCGAAGTCTATGTCGATGCCATGCCGGAACCGAAGAAGAAGGCCACCCGCACCAAGCCAGCGCTGGAGCTCTCGCCGTTTCAGGCGGTCAAGCGCGACTTTGCCTTCGTCGTCGAAAAATCAGTCGAAGCTGGCGCTATCCTGAAGGCGGCATCGAGTGCTGACCGCAGACTGGTCACCAACGTCAATATCTTCGATATCTTCGAGGGGCCATCCCTTGGAGAAGGCAAGAAGTCAGTGGCGATCGAGGTCGTGATCCAGCCGGCAGAACGGACATTGACCGATGAGGATTTTGAAGCGCTCGCCGGCAAGATCATCGCCAATGTGGAAAAGAATACCGGCGGCGTACTTCGGGGCTCATGA
- the pheS gene encoding phenylalanine--tRNA ligase subunit alpha, translating to MSDLEALKDNLLAEVTAASDEAAIEAVRVNALGKKGSISELLKTLGTMSPDERQTRGAAINALKNTVFDAIAVRKSALKDAAIAERLARETVDISLPVRSSPAERGRIHPISQIIDEITAIFADMGFSIAEGPDIETDYYNFTALNFPEGHPAREMHDTFFFNPDANGERKVLRTHTSPVQIRTMEAQKPPIRIIIPGKTYRQDSDATHSPMFHQVEGLVVDTKSNVANMRWILEEFCKTFFEVDDVTMRFRPSFFPFTEPSFEVDIQCDRSSGPIVKFGEGTDWMEILGCGMVHPNVLRAGGLDPDVYQGFAWGMGLDRIAMLKYGMPDLRNFFDADVRWMSHYGFRPLDMPTLFGGLSA from the coding sequence ATGTCCGATCTGGAAGCACTGAAAGACAACCTGCTGGCCGAGGTGACCGCTGCCAGTGACGAAGCCGCGATCGAAGCCGTGCGCGTCAATGCGCTGGGCAAGAAGGGCTCGATCTCCGAACTGCTGAAAACCCTCGGCACGATGAGCCCGGACGAGCGGCAAACGCGTGGTGCCGCCATCAACGCCTTGAAGAACACCGTCTTTGACGCCATCGCCGTCCGCAAGTCCGCCCTCAAGGACGCTGCCATCGCCGAGCGTCTTGCCCGCGAGACCGTCGATATCAGCCTGCCGGTGCGCTCCTCGCCGGCCGAGCGTGGCCGCATCCATCCGATCAGCCAGATCATCGACGAGATCACCGCGATCTTCGCCGATATGGGTTTCTCGATCGCCGAGGGCCCGGATATCGAGACCGACTATTACAATTTCACCGCGCTGAACTTTCCCGAAGGCCATCCGGCGCGGGAGATGCATGACACGTTCTTCTTCAATCCAGACGCAAACGGCGAGCGCAAGGTTTTGCGCACCCATACATCACCTGTTCAGATCCGCACGATGGAGGCGCAGAAGCCGCCGATCCGCATCATCATCCCCGGCAAGACCTACCGGCAGGACAGCGACGCCACCCATTCGCCGATGTTCCACCAGGTCGAAGGCCTTGTCGTCGACACCAAGTCCAACGTTGCCAACATGCGCTGGATCCTGGAAGAGTTCTGCAAGACCTTCTTCGAGGTCGATGACGTGACGATGCGGTTTCGCCCGTCCTTCTTCCCGTTCACCGAGCCGTCCTTCGAGGTCGATATCCAGTGCGACCGTTCCTCCGGCCCGATCGTCAAGTTCGGCGAAGGCACCGACTGGATGGAAATCCTCGGCTGCGGCATGGTGCACCCGAACGTCTTGCGCGCCGGCGGTCTCGATCCCGATGTCTACCAGGGCTTTGCCTGGGGCATGGGGCTGGACCGCATCGCCATGCTGAAATACGGCATGCCGGACCTCAGAAACTTCTTCGACGCCGATGTGCGCTGGATGAGCCATTACGGGTTCAGGCCACTCGATATGCCGACGTTGTTCGGCGGTTTGAGTGCCTGA
- a CDS encoding DUF4160 domain-containing protein, whose amino-acid sequence MPTLLIWHGYKFRFYALDVGEPPHVHIVKDGKSLKVWLRSLEVAQNKGYSDQEIARLLKVASEHRDEWVGAWDEFFGL is encoded by the coding sequence ATGCCGACGCTCCTGATCTGGCATGGATACAAGTTTCGGTTTTACGCCTTGGACGTCGGCGAACCGCCACATGTTCATATTGTCAAGGATGGAAAGTCCCTGAAGGTCTGGCTAAGGAGTTTGGAAGTCGCACAGAACAAAGGGTATAGTGATCAGGAAATCGCAAGGCTGCTCAAAGTGGCCTCGGAACATCGTGATGAATGGGTAGGTGCTTGGGATGAGTTCTTTGGCCTTTGA
- a CDS encoding alpha/beta hydrolase, with translation MSLPVQGPDPVLIDVGAGPESRRIALCVQPAPAATGQPALVWLGGYRSDMSGTKAVELARYAGEKGHACIRFDYSGHGLSGGRFIDGTISRWLEESLAVIDHVRPERMLLVGSSMGGWIALRLIAELRRRGEGGKVAGLVLIAPAPDFTSELIEPNLTDAERASLETLGYFEEPTPYGPDPNIYTARLIEDGRRNRVLDGIIETGCPVHILQGMKDPDVPYAHALKLMEHLPSDDVVMTLIRDGDHRLSRPEDIEKILSAVAAFAGA, from the coding sequence ATGTCCTTGCCAGTTCAAGGCCCCGATCCAGTTCTTATCGATGTCGGGGCCGGTCCCGAATCGCGCCGGATCGCTCTCTGCGTCCAGCCCGCTCCCGCCGCAACCGGCCAGCCGGCCCTGGTCTGGCTCGGCGGATACCGGTCTGACATGTCGGGAACCAAGGCGGTCGAACTGGCGCGCTATGCGGGGGAAAAAGGGCATGCCTGCATCCGCTTCGATTATTCGGGCCACGGCCTTTCCGGCGGCAGATTCATCGATGGCACGATTTCGCGCTGGCTGGAGGAGAGCCTTGCCGTGATCGATCATGTCCGCCCGGAGCGAATGCTCCTTGTCGGCTCGTCCATGGGGGGCTGGATCGCGCTGCGCCTGATTGCCGAGCTGCGCCGTCGCGGGGAAGGCGGCAAGGTCGCCGGCCTGGTGCTGATCGCGCCGGCGCCGGATTTCACAAGCGAGTTGATCGAGCCGAACCTGACGGATGCCGAGCGGGCATCGCTTGAGACGCTTGGCTATTTCGAGGAACCGACGCCCTATGGACCCGATCCCAACATCTATACGGCACGCCTGATCGAGGACGGGCGGAGAAACCGCGTCCTCGACGGCATCATTGAAACAGGCTGCCCGGTTCATATCCTTCAGGGGATGAAGGATCCGGATGTTCCCTATGCCCATGCTTTGAAGCTGATGGAACATCTGCCTTCCGACGATGTCGTGATGACGCTGATCCGCGATGGCGACCATCGCCTTTCGCGCCCCGAGGATATTGAGAAGATCCTCTCGGCAGTGGCGGCTTTCGCCGGGGCATGA
- a CDS encoding DUF2442 domain-containing protein, with amino-acid sequence MSSLAFETDEMKPVRAWCSEGNVHVALADGRVIATPLWWYPFLSELNDSELNDIELMYEGIWWTAVDEGISVKSMFMGVKAPGARAPEKAA; translated from the coding sequence ATGAGTTCTTTGGCCTTTGAAACCGACGAGATGAAGCCTGTGCGTGCTTGGTGTTCTGAGGGCAACGTTCATGTGGCGCTCGCCGATGGCCGTGTCATTGCAACGCCTCTCTGGTGGTATCCCTTCCTTTCGGAACTCAATGATAGCGAACTGAACGACATCGAGTTGATGTATGAAGGCATTTGGTGGACGGCTGTTGATGAGGGCATCTCGGTGAAGAGCATGTTCATGGGCGTGAAAGCGCCCGGCGCGAGAGCGCCTGAGAAGGCTGCCTAA
- a CDS encoding transglutaminase-like cysteine peptidase: MAQLTGVKRTIVAIAAVFASAGGAVPAPNVTTVSMQTGAITSQPIGHYEFCQTHRSECDIKTKPSTAPRVTDFGWSVIREVNASVNREITPVTDMNLFGKDEVWTYPQAAGDCEDFVLLKRKRLMEKGFSASDLLITVVRKSDGEGHAVLTVRTAQGDFILDNLDDEAKLWTRTSYRFLKRQASFNTGRWVTIENGAEVLVGSVGN; this comes from the coding sequence ATGGCGCAGTTGACTGGGGTAAAGAGGACGATCGTGGCAATCGCGGCCGTTTTCGCATCGGCAGGTGGGGCAGTTCCGGCGCCGAACGTAACAACGGTTTCGATGCAGACCGGTGCCATCACGTCCCAGCCGATCGGTCACTATGAATTCTGCCAGACCCATCGCTCCGAATGCGATATCAAGACCAAGCCATCGACCGCGCCGCGCGTGACAGATTTCGGATGGTCGGTCATTCGCGAGGTTAACGCCTCGGTCAATCGTGAAATCACGCCTGTCACGGACATGAATCTGTTCGGCAAGGATGAGGTTTGGACCTATCCGCAGGCCGCCGGCGACTGCGAGGATTTCGTTCTCCTGAAGCGCAAGCGTTTGATGGAAAAGGGATTTTCTGCATCAGACCTGCTGATAACCGTGGTTAGGAAGTCGGACGGAGAGGGCCATGCGGTTCTCACCGTGCGCACCGCGCAAGGCGACTTCATCCTCGACAATCTCGATGACGAGGCGAAGCTCTGGACAAGGACATCGTATCGCTTTCTCAAGCGCCAGGCTTCGTTCAATACCGGCCGTTGGGTAACCATTGAAAATGGCGCGGAAGTCCTGGTCGGTTCCGTCGGCAACTGA
- the rpmI gene encoding 50S ribosomal protein L35, with product MPKMKTKSSAKKRFKITATGKVMAAAAGKRHGMIKRSNKFIRDARGTMVLAEPDGKKVIKNYLPNGL from the coding sequence ATGCCCAAGATGAAGACGAAATCCTCGGCCAAGAAGCGGTTCAAGATCACCGCAACCGGCAAGGTCATGGCAGCTGCCGCAGGCAAGCGTCATGGCATGATCAAGCGGTCCAACAAGTTCATTCGCGATGCGCGTGGCACCATGGTGCTTGCAGAGCCTGATGGCAAAAAGGTCATCAAGAACTACCTGCCCAACGGTCTTTAA
- the infC gene encoding translation initiation factor IF-3 translates to MRRPFKTDAPTKDGPRSNKEIRSLRVQLIDAEGVNHGSIPTDQALRIAEEAGLDLVEISPNAEPPVCKILDLGKLKYSTQKKAAEARKKQKIIEIKEIKMRPNIDTHDYDVKMKAMNRFFEDGDKVKVTLKFRGREMAHQELGMKLLLQVKEDTTTIAKVEAEPKLEGRQMMMVLAPK, encoded by the coding sequence ATTCGCAGACCGTTCAAAACGGATGCCCCGACAAAAGACGGGCCCCGCTCTAACAAGGAAATCCGGTCGCTCCGGGTTCAGCTCATCGATGCCGAAGGCGTCAATCACGGAAGCATCCCCACGGACCAGGCGCTGCGCATTGCAGAGGAAGCCGGTCTCGATCTGGTGGAAATTTCGCCGAATGCCGAGCCGCCGGTGTGCAAGATCCTTGATCTGGGCAAGCTGAAATACTCGACACAGAAAAAGGCCGCCGAGGCCCGCAAGAAGCAGAAGATCATCGAGATCAAGGAGATCAAGATGCGTCCCAACATCGACACGCATGACTATGACGTGAAGATGAAGGCGATGAACCGCTTCTTCGAAGACGGCGACAAGGTGAAGGTAACCTTGAAGTTCCGAGGCCGTGAAATGGCCCACCAGGAACTGGGCATGAAGCTTCTGCTTCAGGTGAAGGAAGACACGACGACGATCGCCAAGGTCGAAGCTGAACCGAAGCTCGAAGGTCGCCAGATGATGATGGTGCTCGCTCCGAAGTGA